A genomic region of Streptococcus suis contains the following coding sequences:
- a CDS encoding phosphomevalonate kinase: MKVQVKIPGKLFLAGEYAVVEAGYPAVIAALDQYLTVTIETSDHGLLHSSQQADLYLTWERQEGVVHVQGDHPYALIETAMQVTEAYLTAKGQSCQATYSLAVQSDLDDQTSGAKYGLGSSGAVTVATVKALLTYYGHRPDALLTYKLAALAQTKLGMTGSFGDLAASSFGGLIAYHSLDRSWLLGKMAELSLLDLVESDWQGLFISSIQLPEGLDLLVGWTGSAASTDRLVSQMESQKSQAEKEHIHSQFLADSKTCVEQLIVACQTNDSASVRQAIAQNRKLLQDFARRMGLVIETPRLSQLCDLVQTYGAVAKSSGAGGGDCGICLVDSKEQKVAIEKAWQQAGILPLQLKITSRE, translated from the coding sequence ATGAAAGTACAAGTAAAGATACCTGGAAAACTCTTTCTAGCAGGGGAATACGCAGTTGTCGAGGCAGGCTATCCCGCAGTGATTGCGGCCCTTGACCAATACCTGACTGTCACCATTGAAACAAGTGACCACGGTCTTCTTCACTCCAGCCAGCAAGCAGACCTCTATCTGACCTGGGAGCGTCAGGAAGGTGTCGTTCATGTCCAAGGTGACCATCCTTATGCTCTGATTGAGACAGCCATGCAGGTGACAGAAGCCTATCTGACAGCCAAAGGTCAGTCCTGTCAAGCAACCTACAGCCTAGCGGTCCAATCTGATCTGGATGACCAGACTTCAGGTGCCAAGTATGGCTTGGGGTCGTCAGGGGCAGTGACGGTTGCGACGGTCAAGGCCCTGCTAACCTACTACGGTCACCGACCAGATGCCCTCCTGACCTACAAGCTGGCAGCTTTGGCCCAGACCAAGCTAGGTATGACGGGGTCCTTCGGTGACTTGGCGGCTTCCAGTTTTGGTGGTTTAATCGCCTATCATTCCCTGGACCGTTCTTGGCTTTTAGGGAAAATGGCAGAGCTGTCCCTGCTTGATCTGGTAGAAAGTGATTGGCAGGGTTTGTTCATCAGCTCCATCCAGCTACCTGAAGGCTTAGACCTCTTGGTTGGTTGGACAGGGTCGGCGGCTTCGACAGATCGATTGGTTTCCCAGATGGAAAGCCAAAAAAGTCAGGCAGAAAAAGAGCACATTCATAGCCAGTTTCTAGCCGACTCCAAGACCTGTGTAGAGCAGTTGATAGTAGCTTGTCAGACAAATGACTCAGCGTCAGTAAGACAGGCCATTGCTCAAAACCGCAAGCTCTTACAAGACTTTGCGAGAAGGATGGGCTTGGTCATTGAAACGCCTCGACTGAGCCAACTCTGTGACCTGGTCCAGACTTATGGAGCGGTGGCCAAATCATCTGGTGCAGGCGGTGGTGACTGCGGCATTTGCTTGGTAGACAGTAAGGAACAAAAAGTAGCGATTGAGAAGGCTTGGCAACAAGCCGGCATTCTTCCACTCCAACTAAAGATCACAAGTAGAGAATAA
- the fni gene encoding type 2 isopentenyl-diphosphate Delta-isomerase has product MFYLGEFGLDRKDQHVGLANQQYSATPAKDFTETLFVHHSLPQTKVDEVDISTSVAGLDFAFPFFINAMTGGSKKTREINRLLGIMGHFGKIALASGSVSAAIKDPSVAETFSVMRRENPYGIIFANLGAHHSVENAKRAVDLLEANAIQIHVNAPQEIVMPEGDRDFTMWLKNIETLVREMEVPVIVKEVGFGMSRETVAQLASVGVTTIDVSGTGGTDFAKIENARRTFNDYAYLEGWGQSTVTSLVEAMSVPEEVRPSLIASGGIKTPLDIVKSLALGADLVGMSNHFLQYVKDGKGHRFDDGLQAIKTFQWQMAEIMTMLGAKNIAELRQKDLVLAPNVQNWCEARGIDWKAYARRSQLVK; this is encoded by the coding sequence ATGTTTTATCTAGGAGAATTTGGTTTAGACCGCAAGGATCAACACGTTGGCTTGGCCAACCAGCAATATAGTGCCACACCGGCCAAGGACTTTACGGAGACCTTGTTTGTCCATCATTCCCTACCTCAAACCAAGGTGGATGAAGTGGATATTTCGACCAGTGTAGCTGGTTTGGACTTTGCCTTTCCTTTCTTCATCAATGCTATGACTGGTGGAAGCAAAAAGACGCGAGAAATCAATCGCCTCTTGGGAATTATGGGGCATTTTGGGAAGATTGCTCTGGCTTCAGGTTCGGTTAGTGCGGCGATCAAGGATCCGTCAGTTGCGGAAACCTTCTCCGTTATGCGTCGGGAAAATCCTTATGGCATTATTTTTGCCAATCTAGGTGCCCACCACAGTGTTGAGAATGCCAAGCGGGCGGTGGATTTGTTGGAGGCCAATGCCATCCAAATCCATGTCAATGCACCCCAGGAGATTGTCATGCCTGAGGGAGACCGTGATTTTACCATGTGGTTGAAGAATATTGAAACCCTAGTGCGGGAGATGGAAGTACCGGTCATCGTCAAGGAAGTTGGTTTTGGCATGAGCCGAGAAACGGTTGCCCAGCTGGCTTCTGTCGGTGTCACGACCATTGATGTGTCTGGGACTGGGGGGACGGATTTCGCCAAGATTGAAAATGCCCGTCGGACCTTCAATGATTATGCCTATTTAGAAGGTTGGGGGCAGTCAACTGTGACATCCTTGGTGGAAGCCATGTCTGTTCCTGAAGAAGTTCGCCCAAGTCTGATTGCATCTGGTGGTATTAAGACACCACTAGATATTGTCAAATCATTGGCCCTCGGTGCAGACCTTGTTGGTATGTCCAATCATTTCCTCCAGTATGTCAAGGATGGTAAGGGGCATCGTTTTGACGACGGCCTGCAGGCTATCAAGACCTTCCAATGGCAGATGGCTGAAATCATGACCATGCTGGGTGCTAAAAACATTGCGGAACTCCGTCAGAAAGATTTGGTCTTGGCTCCAAATGTACAAAATTGGTGCGAAGCGCGTGGGATTGATTGGAAAGCCTATGCCCGTCGGTCGCAATTGGTAAAATAA
- a CDS encoding ACT domain-containing protein gives MKAIVTVVGKDKSGIVAGVATKIAELGLNIDDISQTVLDEYFTMMAVVSSDEKKDFTQLHAELDAFGQNLNVKINIQSAAIFDAMHNL, from the coding sequence ATGAAAGCTATTGTTACAGTTGTCGGTAAGGACAAGTCAGGAATTGTTGCTGGTGTTGCAACTAAGATTGCGGAGTTGGGACTCAATATTGATGATATTTCTCAGACTGTTTTGGATGAGTATTTTACCATGATGGCGGTGGTGTCATCAGATGAGAAGAAAGATTTCACGCAACTTCATGCGGAATTGGATGCCTTTGGTCAAAATTTGAACGTGAAAATCAACATTCAAAGTGCGGCGATTTTTGATGCCATGCACAACTTGTAA
- a CDS encoding PFL family protein, with protein MDIRQVRETIEMIEEQHFDIRTITMGISLLDCIDSDIDKAAEKVYTKIVTKAKNLVAVGDEIAAELGIPIVNKRVSVTPIALIGAATDATDYLPLAHALDKAAHEIGIDFIGGFSALVQKGYQKGDEILINSIPQALAQTTKVCSSVNIGSTKTGINMTAVRDMGRIIKETAEASDMGAAKLVVFANAVEDNPFMAGAFHGVGEADVVINVGVSGPGVVKRALEKVRGESFDVVAETVKKTAFKITRIGQLVGNMASERLGVKFGIVDLSLAPTPAVGDSVARVLEEMGLETVGTHGTTAALALLNDAVKKGGVMACNQVGGLSGAFIPVSEDEGMIAAVQNGSLNLEKLEAMTAICSVGLDMIAIPETTPAETIAAMIADEAAIGVINQKTTAVRIIPLGKEGDMIEFGGLLGTAPVMKVNQASSVDFINRGGQIPAPIHSFKN; from the coding sequence ATGGATATTAGACAGGTTAGAGAAACCATTGAGATGATTGAGGAGCAGCACTTCGATATTCGGACCATTACCATGGGGATTTCCCTCTTGGACTGTATTGACTCGGATATTGATAAGGCTGCGGAAAAAGTGTACACCAAAATTGTGACCAAGGCTAAGAACTTGGTAGCGGTCGGTGATGAGATTGCGGCGGAGCTGGGAATTCCCATTGTCAACAAGCGGGTGTCGGTAACGCCTATTGCTTTGATTGGTGCGGCGACGGATGCCACGGATTATCTTCCCCTGGCTCATGCCTTGGACAAGGCGGCTCATGAGATCGGCATCGATTTTATCGGAGGTTTTTCAGCTCTGGTTCAAAAGGGCTACCAAAAAGGGGATGAAATCCTCATCAACTCTATACCGCAGGCATTGGCCCAAACGACAAAAGTCTGCTCGTCGGTCAACATCGGCTCGACCAAGACGGGTATCAACATGACGGCTGTGCGGGATATGGGGCGGATCATCAAGGAGACGGCGGAGGCTTCTGATATGGGGGCGGCCAAGCTGGTGGTCTTTGCCAATGCGGTTGAGGACAATCCTTTCATGGCGGGTGCCTTCCATGGTGTCGGCGAGGCGGATGTGGTTATCAATGTCGGCGTGTCTGGGCCTGGTGTGGTCAAGCGTGCTCTTGAAAAAGTGCGTGGCGAGAGCTTTGATGTAGTGGCAGAAACCGTCAAAAAGACGGCCTTCAAGATTACCCGTATCGGTCAGTTGGTCGGCAATATGGCCAGCGAACGCCTGGGTGTTAAGTTCGGTATCGTGGACCTGTCCCTTGCCCCGACGCCAGCCGTTGGCGACTCAGTGGCTCGGGTATTGGAGGAAATGGGCTTAGAAACCGTAGGTACGCACGGAACGACCGCTGCCCTGGCTTTGCTCAATGACGCAGTCAAAAAGGGTGGGGTCATGGCTTGCAACCAAGTCGGTGGCTTGTCAGGTGCCTTTATCCCTGTGTCTGAGGACGAGGGTATGATTGCGGCGGTGCAAAATGGCTCGCTTAACCTTGAAAAATTGGAAGCTATGACGGCTATCTGTTCAGTTGGTTTGGATATGATTGCCATTCCAGAAACAACGCCTGCTGAAACGATCGCGGCTATGATTGCGGATGAGGCAGCGATTGGAGTTATCAACCAGAAAACAACTGCGGTCCGTATTATTCCACTTGGAAAAGAAGGGGACATGATTGAATTTGGTGGCCTTCTGGGAACAGCCCCTGTCATGAAGGTCAACCAGGCTTCGTCTGTTGACTTTATCAACCGTGGTGGTCAGATTCCAGCACCGATTCATAGTTTTAAGAACTAA
- a CDS encoding histidine phosphatase family protein has protein sequence MADVRLYISRHGKTMFNTIGRVQGWCDTPLTKAGEEGIRELGLGLKDAGLDFKLAVSSDLGRTVQTMTIAQRELGILGKIPYYQDKRIREWCFGSFEGMYDAELFQGVLPRLKGTVDATGMSFAEIAAGIQEADTAGWAESWEVLSNRILTGFESIAQDLEKQGGGNALVVSHGMTIATLAHLLEPERGANVFLDNGSITVLKYENGKLLIEAVGDLSYRKRGAELIAQGE, from the coding sequence ATGGCAGATGTAAGATTATATATTTCTCGACATGGGAAAACCATGTTTAATACCATCGGGCGCGTGCAGGGTTGGTGTGATACACCGCTGACCAAGGCTGGTGAGGAAGGAATTCGTGAATTGGGCTTGGGGCTCAAGGATGCGGGCCTTGATTTTAAACTAGCCGTATCCAGTGACTTGGGGCGGACCGTTCAGACCATGACCATTGCCCAGCGTGAGTTGGGAATTTTAGGAAAAATCCCATATTACCAAGACAAGCGTATCCGTGAATGGTGCTTTGGTAGTTTCGAGGGCATGTATGATGCCGAGCTTTTCCAAGGTGTCCTGCCTCGTTTGAAAGGGACAGTTGATGCGACAGGCATGTCCTTTGCGGAAATTGCAGCAGGTATCCAAGAAGCAGATACCGCTGGCTGGGCGGAATCATGGGAAGTTTTGAGCAATCGTATCTTGACAGGTTTTGAATCCATCGCTCAGGACTTGGAAAAGCAAGGTGGCGGCAATGCCCTTGTGGTCAGTCACGGTATGACCATTGCAACCCTGGCTCATTTGTTGGAGCCAGAGCGTGGAGCCAATGTCTTCCTCGATAACGGCTCAATCACCGTCCTCAAATACGAAAATGGCAAGCTTTTAATTGAAGCCGTTGGTGACCTATCCTACCGCAAACGCGGGGCAGAATTGATTGCCCAAGGGGAATAA
- a CDS encoding PadR family transcriptional regulator — protein MNDKLKRVYVPMTETAFYILFHLQEERHGYDITQKTKEVTAGQVVISPGTMYGTLSKMEKDGLIAFVREEDKRKFYQITATGREILDIELARIERLYRNSKGESYGD, from the coding sequence ATGAACGATAAGTTAAAACGGGTCTATGTTCCCATGACAGAGACAGCCTTCTATATTCTCTTTCATTTACAGGAAGAACGGCATGGCTATGATATTACCCAGAAGACAAAGGAAGTCACGGCAGGTCAGGTCGTGATTAGCCCCGGAACCATGTACGGTACCTTGTCAAAAATGGAGAAGGATGGCTTGATTGCCTTTGTTAGAGAAGAAGACAAGCGAAAGTTTTACCAAATAACAGCAACAGGTCGAGAAATTCTAGACATAGAATTGGCTCGAATCGAACGCCTTTATCGAAATAGCAAGGGGGAAAGTTATGGAGACTAA
- a CDS encoding DUF2812 domain-containing protein, which yields METKTEIHFFFLPDFEKEEHYLAEQHRQGWKFQKNKFGFFYVFEKCLPEEVIYQLDFKPKGQDKEEYLQMFADYGWEYVGDCNHFSYFRKNESLGEVELYSDRQSKFEMIDRIITRQFLLATSLFAFFILLFYVLKLPAVMIGMAIADLPVLLYCSIGLMCLRQKYKEVGK from the coding sequence ATGGAGACTAAGACAGAAATTCATTTCTTCTTCTTGCCTGATTTTGAAAAGGAAGAACATTATTTGGCAGAGCAACATCGTCAGGGATGGAAATTTCAAAAAAATAAATTTGGCTTTTTCTATGTCTTTGAGAAATGTCTACCTGAAGAAGTTATCTATCAACTGGATTTTAAGCCCAAAGGTCAGGATAAGGAGGAATATCTCCAGATGTTTGCAGATTATGGCTGGGAATATGTCGGTGATTGCAATCATTTTTCATACTTTAGAAAGAATGAGAGTTTAGGAGAAGTTGAGCTTTATAGTGACCGTCAGAGTAAGTTCGAGATGATTGACAGAATTATTACCAGACAGTTTCTACTGGCCACTTCCTTGTTTGCTTTCTTTATCTTGTTATTTTATGTCTTGAAGTTGCCTGCTGTTATGATTGGTATGGCTATTGCTGACTTACCAGTTTTACTTTATTGTTCTATCGGCTTGATGTGTTTGCGTCAGAAGTATAAGGAGGTTGGAAAATGA
- the hrcA gene encoding heat-inducible transcriptional repressor HrcA, protein MITQRQNDILNLIVELFTRHHEPVGSKALREMIASSSATIRNDMAKLEQLGLLEKAHTSSGRMPSRAGFQYFVNHSLNLEHINEEDVYQVVKAFDFEAFKLEDILERASTVLADLTGYTSVILDVEPTSQQLTSFDIVQLSSHDALAVLTLDQSKPVTVQFAIPKNFLTRDLEVLKRLVDERFVDQTVLAIHYKLRTEIPQVVQRYFTTTDNVLDLMDYVFSNLFQESVFISGKVASLTYGNLATYQLLDSPQLLAPELRQGLAPNQQTSISVAEHRDPALADVTVIHHRFPIPYRGMAQMSLLGPVDMDYRRQMSLINIISRVLFMKLTDYYRYLSSNHYEVN, encoded by the coding sequence ATGATTACCCAACGTCAAAATGATATTTTGAATCTGATTGTTGAATTGTTTACGCGCCATCATGAGCCGGTTGGTTCTAAGGCCCTACGGGAGATGATTGCTTCTAGTTCGGCTACTATTCGCAATGATATGGCTAAGCTAGAGCAGTTGGGCTTGCTAGAAAAGGCCCACACGTCAAGTGGTCGGATGCCTAGTCGGGCTGGTTTTCAATACTTTGTCAACCACTCGCTCAACTTGGAGCACATCAATGAAGAAGATGTTTATCAGGTGGTCAAGGCCTTCGATTTTGAAGCCTTCAAGTTGGAAGACATCTTGGAGCGGGCCAGTACAGTCCTAGCGGATTTGACAGGCTACACTTCGGTCATCTTAGATGTGGAGCCGACCAGTCAGCAGCTGACTTCCTTTGACATCGTGCAGCTTAGTAGCCACGATGCTCTAGCAGTCTTGACCTTGGACCAGTCCAAACCTGTTACCGTCCAGTTTGCCATTCCCAAGAACTTTTTGACCAGGGACTTGGAAGTGCTCAAACGCTTGGTGGATGAACGCTTCGTTGACCAGACGGTATTGGCAATCCACTACAAGCTGCGGACGGAGATTCCCCAGGTGGTGCAACGTTACTTTACCACGACGGACAATGTCTTGGATCTGATGGACTACGTCTTTTCCAACCTCTTCCAAGAATCAGTCTTTATCAGTGGAAAGGTCGCTTCGCTGACCTATGGCAATCTCGCCACCTATCAGCTCTTGGATAGCCCACAGTTATTAGCCCCAGAGTTGCGGCAAGGCTTGGCGCCAAACCAGCAGACCAGCATTTCTGTGGCGGAACATAGGGATCCTGCCTTAGCGGATGTGACAGTTATTCATCATCGCTTTCCAATCCCCTATCGGGGTATGGCCCAGATGAGTTTGCTTGGTCCTGTTGACATGGACTACCGTAGGCAGATGAGCTTAATCAACATCATCAGCCGCGTCCTATTTATGAAATTAACCGATTACTACCGATATTTGAGCAGTAATCATTATGAGGTAAATTAG
- the grpE gene encoding nucleotide exchange factor GrpE produces the protein MSEEIKNEEIVEEVEATEEVVEAPEKSELDLANERAEEFENKYLRAHAEMQNIQRRANEERQTIQRYRSQDLAKKILPSLDNLERALQVEGLTEDVKKGLEMVQESLIQALKEEGVEEVATDVFDPNLHMAIQTVPATDDCPAEHIAQVFQKGYKLHERLLRPAMVVVSE, from the coding sequence TTGTCAGAAGAAATCAAAAACGAAGAAATCGTAGAAGAGGTTGAAGCAACAGAAGAAGTTGTCGAAGCTCCTGAAAAATCAGAATTGGATTTGGCAAACGAGCGTGCAGAGGAATTTGAAAACAAGTACCTCCGTGCCCACGCTGAAATGCAAAATATTCAACGCCGTGCTAACGAGGAACGCCAAACCATTCAGCGTTACCGTTCGCAAGACTTGGCTAAGAAAATCTTGCCGAGCTTGGATAACTTGGAACGTGCCCTTCAAGTCGAAGGTCTGACAGAAGATGTCAAAAAAGGCTTGGAGATGGTACAAGAAAGTTTGATTCAAGCCCTCAAAGAAGAAGGGGTAGAAGAAGTCGCAACAGATGTCTTTGACCCAAATCTTCATATGGCCATTCAAACAGTCCCAGCTACAGACGACTGCCCAGCAGAACACATCGCACAAGTCTTCCAAAAAGGCTACAAGTTGCATGAACGTCTGTTGAGGCCGGCTATGGTAGTCGTATCTGAATAG